A part of Desulfitibacter alkalitolerans DSM 16504 genomic DNA contains:
- a CDS encoding GntR family transcriptional regulator: protein MVNIKKAPSLKEQVYDYLREAILNTDLEIGKLYSDQWVANNIGVSRTPVREAVLQLQHEGLIDVVPYRGFIIKMISKKEIIDIFQLREAIEGFSIRQLILSKKSSPANFTDLLHELNQAIKCQEIANQKEDSKDFWNADRLFHESIVKHCGNKCFNDIYRSHRDKIQLIALETLKDKSRLYSALSEHKIVVEAIEKGTELEAYEKISFHLNSTKSLIMKALEKYNLGAEASNN from the coding sequence ATGGTGAATATTAAAAAGGCTCCAAGCTTAAAAGAACAGGTATATGATTATCTTCGTGAGGCTATCTTAAATACTGATCTTGAAATTGGCAAGCTTTATTCTGACCAGTGGGTTGCCAATAATATTGGTGTCAGCAGGACCCCAGTCAGGGAAGCTGTTTTGCAGCTGCAGCATGAAGGGCTAATTGATGTTGTGCCCTACAGGGGCTTTATTATAAAAATGATTTCCAAGAAAGAAATAATTGATATCTTCCAGCTTAGAGAAGCAATTGAAGGCTTTTCCATAAGACAGCTTATCCTTTCAAAAAAAAGCTCCCCTGCCAATTTTACAGACCTTTTGCATGAATTAAACCAGGCAATAAAATGCCAGGAAATAGCCAATCAAAAGGAAGACTCAAAGGACTTTTGGAACGCAGATAGATTATTCCATGAAAGCATAGTCAAGCATTGCGGCAATAAATGCTTTAATGATATTTACAGATCCCACCGCGACAAAATACAGCTAATTGCCCTGGAGACACTCAAGGATAAAAGCAGATTATATTCTGCCTTATCAGAACATAAGATTGTTGTGGAAGCAATAGAAAAAGGCACAGAGCTTGAAGCTTATGAAAAAATATCATTTCACTTAAACAGCACCAAATCCTTGATTATGAAAGCACTTGAAAAATATAATCTAGGCGCAGAAGCTTCTAACAATTAG
- the ilvD gene encoding dihydroxy-acid dehydratase, with translation MLKSQHLRKVNTQGDGLRLGSGWTPSDLAKPQVLIDSVFGDSHPGSYHLDKLVKSAKNGLYSVGCKPAVYTVTDMCDGIAMAHDGMNYSLVSREVIAMMVEIHALSSPFDGIMLISSCDKSIPAHLKALARLDMPGIHISGGAMMPGPDYLSSEKLYGSGFKEKRGEITSHELLVEQINSCPTCGACQFMGTASTMQTMSEALGLSLPGNALMPASINQLEHLSYKAAEKVKELMEKSITPRQILTRKAFENAIVIHAAISGSTNATLHIPAIAHEVGLDITADLFEEIHAKVPVLVSLKTSGKWPTELLWFAGGVPGLMMQLKDYLHLDALTVTGKTVGENLEELERDGYFQVGKGYLRNYGLTTEEVIQPIDKPYKQGGGLAVLYGNLAPEGAVVKHAAVDPKMHVHTGPAKPYDSEEAAVEAILSGEIKPGDMIIIRYEGPQGAGMPEMLRTTEAIYTNPELVATTALITDGRFSGATRGPAIGHVSPEAATGGPLALVEEGDLITVNIPARKLEIVGIAGKETSKEEVEKVLAERKKNWTRPVKENKGVLGLFQSMATSPMKGAYLKWTK, from the coding sequence ATGCTAAAAAGCCAGCACCTTAGAAAAGTAAACACCCAGGGAGATGGACTGCGCCTGGGAAGCGGCTGGACACCATCAGACCTTGCAAAGCCGCAGGTGTTAATAGACAGTGTATTTGGAGACAGCCACCCAGGAAGCTATCACCTGGACAAATTAGTAAAATCAGCAAAAAATGGATTATACAGCGTGGGCTGCAAACCGGCAGTATACACGGTAACAGACATGTGTGACGGAATAGCCATGGCCCATGACGGAATGAACTACTCATTGGTGTCAAGAGAAGTCATAGCAATGATGGTGGAAATCCATGCCCTGAGCTCACCCTTTGACGGCATCATGCTCATATCAAGCTGTGACAAATCAATACCGGCCCATCTCAAAGCATTAGCAAGACTTGACATGCCAGGGATCCATATTAGTGGTGGAGCAATGATGCCAGGACCAGACTATCTATCATCAGAAAAGCTCTATGGCTCAGGCTTCAAAGAAAAAAGAGGGGAAATCACAAGCCATGAACTGCTGGTAGAACAAATCAACTCCTGCCCAACCTGTGGAGCATGTCAATTCATGGGCACAGCCAGCACAATGCAGACCATGTCAGAAGCATTGGGCTTGAGCCTGCCGGGCAACGCCCTGATGCCGGCAAGCATCAACCAGCTGGAGCACTTATCGTATAAAGCAGCAGAAAAAGTAAAAGAGCTCATGGAAAAAAGCATAACCCCAAGACAAATACTAACAAGAAAAGCCTTTGAAAACGCAATCGTCATCCATGCAGCAATCTCAGGCTCAACAAATGCAACCCTGCATATACCGGCAATAGCCCATGAAGTAGGCCTGGACATAACAGCAGACCTGTTTGAAGAAATACACGCCAAAGTACCAGTACTAGTAAGCCTGAAAACAAGCGGCAAATGGCCCACAGAACTTCTGTGGTTTGCAGGAGGAGTACCAGGACTAATGATGCAGCTAAAAGACTACCTGCACCTGGATGCATTGACAGTCACAGGCAAAACAGTAGGAGAAAACCTGGAAGAATTAGAAAGAGACGGCTACTTCCAAGTGGGCAAGGGCTACCTAAGAAACTATGGCCTGACAACAGAAGAAGTAATCCAACCAATAGACAAGCCATACAAGCAGGGTGGAGGACTAGCAGTACTATACGGAAACCTGGCCCCAGAAGGAGCAGTAGTAAAACACGCAGCAGTAGACCCCAAAATGCACGTCCACACAGGACCGGCAAAACCATATGACAGTGAAGAAGCAGCAGTAGAAGCAATATTATCAGGAGAAATAAAGCCTGGAGACATGATTATCATTAGATATGAGGGACCCCAGGGAGCAGGAATGCCGGAGATGCTTAGAACAACAGAAGCTATATATACAAACCCAGAACTAGTAGCAACAACAGCACTGATAACAGACGGAAGATTCTCAGGAGCAACCAGAGGACCGGCAATAGGTCACGTGTCCCCAGAAGCAGCAACAGGAGGGCCCCTGGCCCTAGTAGAAGAAGGAGACCTGATTACAGTAAACATTCCTGCAAGGAAGCTGGAAATAGTAGGAATAGCAGGCAAAGAAACAAGTAAGGAAGAAGTTGAAAAAGTACTAGCAGAGCGTAAAAAGAACTGGACTAGACCAGTTAAAGAGAACAAGGGTGTTCTAGGGTTATTTCAATCCATGGCCACCTCACCCATGAAGGGCGCTTATCTAAAATGGACCAAGTAG
- the panB gene encoding 3-methyl-2-oxobutanoate hydroxymethyltransferase — protein sequence MSTWTAPTQASTRKKVTIHTLMEKKARGEKITFITAYDFPTAAIEDKVGIDIILVGDSLGMCVYGFDSTLPVTMDMMVNHSRAVRKGAPNCFVIGDMPYMSYQVSVEQAVANAGRLMQEAGVDGVKLEGGIEMVDRISAITKAGIPVMGHLGLTPQSVAMLGGFKAQGRDVSAAIKLIEDAKALEEAGCVSVLLEAIPAEVAQIITERARIPILSIGAGPYCDGQVLVVHDLLGFFGGHVAKFVKQYANMNEYIEKALLEYKADVENVAFPGPEHCYKISEEELAKLRKALEEN from the coding sequence ATGAGTACTTGGACAGCACCAACTCAAGCTTCAACAAGAAAGAAGGTTACAATTCATACCCTAATGGAGAAAAAAGCAAGGGGAGAGAAAATCACCTTTATTACAGCCTATGATTTTCCCACTGCTGCTATAGAAGACAAAGTAGGTATTGATATTATTTTAGTGGGAGATTCTCTTGGAATGTGTGTCTACGGGTTTGACAGCACACTGCCGGTAACCATGGATATGATGGTAAACCATTCCAGGGCTGTAAGAAAGGGAGCTCCAAATTGTTTCGTAATAGGTGATATGCCATACATGTCCTATCAAGTATCTGTTGAACAGGCCGTTGCTAATGCAGGAAGGCTAATGCAGGAGGCTGGCGTTGATGGTGTTAAGCTTGAAGGTGGTATTGAAATGGTGGACCGAATCAGTGCTATTACAAAGGCAGGCATTCCAGTTATGGGACATCTGGGACTTACTCCCCAGTCAGTTGCCATGCTTGGTGGATTTAAAGCTCAAGGCAGGGATGTTTCAGCAGCAATTAAACTCATAGAAGATGCAAAAGCCCTTGAGGAAGCAGGCTGTGTGAGCGTTCTATTGGAAGCTATACCTGCTGAAGTAGCCCAGATTATTACTGAAAGGGCAAGAATTCCTATCTTAAGTATTGGTGCAGGCCCCTATTGTGATGGTCAGGTTCTTGTGGTACATGACCTGTTGGGTTTTTTTGGAGGACATGTTGCCAAGTTTGTTAAGCAATATGCAAATATGAATGAGTATATTGAAAAAGCACTTCTTGAATACAAGGCAGACGTTGAGAATGTTGCTTTCCCAGGTCCGGAGCACTGCTACAAGATTAGTGAGGAAGAATTAGCAAAGCTTAGGAAGGCATTAGAAGAAAACTAG
- the larA gene encoding nickel-dependent lactate racemase, which produces MAEREFNLKYGKGTVTFSIPEEQILDVVLGADYPALENLEAAYLTALDHPIDAPPLKEIIKPGDTVAITVSDITRAWQKNYLTLPLLINYLNAAGVPDENITIVIAVGGHRANTEQECRELCCEEVYNRVKVVNHDAWDTKNMVYLGKTSRGTEVSVNRIFTEADKVILTGGIIYHYMVGYGGGRKSVLPGIASIKTIQQNHLWAMGPELGSGSNPRSASKYTRGNECHEDMMEIAAFVNPDFIVNVVPNPEGDIAGVFAGNWISAWLHGTELVDKMYGIEIQEEADIVIATAGGYPKDINLYQTGKTMDNAYYAMKKGGAAIILSECPDIMEPEEFTQWFNYESTYEMERALRANFTIPGWVAFKEVECSDKGPFILLTKPENAEFAKKAKLIPVTSIEDALKIAYEKCGTTNPKVTVMPQGANTFPIVKK; this is translated from the coding sequence TTGGCAGAAAGAGAGTTTAATCTTAAATATGGCAAAGGAACAGTAACATTTTCCATTCCGGAAGAACAAATTCTTGATGTTGTACTGGGTGCAGACTATCCGGCACTTGAAAATCTAGAAGCAGCATATTTAACAGCCCTTGATCATCCCATTGATGCTCCTCCCTTAAAAGAAATTATTAAGCCCGGGGATACTGTGGCTATTACAGTAAGCGATATTACAAGAGCATGGCAGAAAAATTATTTAACACTGCCCCTTCTTATTAACTATTTAAATGCAGCAGGGGTACCTGATGAGAATATTACCATAGTTATTGCTGTAGGTGGGCACAGGGCAAATACGGAGCAAGAATGCAGGGAACTATGCTGTGAGGAAGTTTATAACAGGGTTAAAGTTGTCAATCATGACGCCTGGGATACTAAGAACATGGTATACCTTGGCAAGACAAGTAGAGGCACTGAGGTCTCAGTTAATAGAATCTTTACAGAAGCTGACAAGGTTATATTAACTGGTGGTATCATTTATCACTATATGGTTGGATATGGTGGCGGAAGAAAAAGTGTTTTACCTGGGATTGCTTCAATTAAGACCATTCAGCAAAACCACCTGTGGGCCATGGGACCTGAACTAGGAAGCGGCTCAAATCCACGTTCTGCTTCAAAATATACCAGGGGCAATGAATGTCATGAGGACATGATGGAAATAGCAGCCTTTGTCAACCCAGATTTTATAGTAAATGTTGTTCCTAATCCTGAAGGGGATATAGCAGGGGTTTTTGCCGGCAACTGGATTTCAGCATGGCTCCATGGAACAGAGCTTGTGGACAAAATGTATGGAATTGAAATCCAGGAGGAAGCTGATATTGTTATTGCAACTGCCGGGGGATATCCAAAGGATATAAACCTTTACCAGACAGGAAAGACAATGGATAATGCCTATTATGCCATGAAAAAGGGCGGAGCTGCCATTATCTTATCAGAATGTCCAGATATTATGGAGCCTGAGGAGTTTACCCAGTGGTTTAATTATGAATCAACCTATGAGATGGAAAGGGCATTAAGAGCAAACTTTACAATTCCAGGCTGGGTTGCTTTTAAAGAGGTAGAGTGCAGTGACAAGGGGCCTTTTATCCTGCTGACAAAACCGGAGAACGCTGAATTTGCTAAAAAGGCCAAGCTTATTCCTGTAACTTCCATTGAGGATGCTTTAAAGATTGCTTATGAAAAATGTGGAACTACAAATCCGAAAGTAACTGTTATGCCGCAAGGTGCAAATACTTTTCCTATAGTTAAAAAATAG
- a CDS encoding TRAP transporter large permease yields MVAALLFGLFAVLVIASVPIAVSIGLATILTIWVTDIVAVQVAAQRMFTAVDSFPLMAVPFFMIAGAVMERGGISKRLINFANSLVGSFFGGFALVTILASMFFAAISGSSPATVAAIGAIMIPAMVKNGYKEEFATATQASSGYIGVIIPPSIPMITYGVVTGTSIGGLFMAGFVPGMVIGLSLAIVAVIIAKKNNYRGADRPATPGEIWASFKDAIWAIFMPIIILGGIYGGIFTPTEAANIAVVYGLIVGLFVYKELSFKDLPQILRTAAISSSLVLLIVAAASAFGLILTREQIPMKVAQMLIAITDNPIMLLMILNLLLLVVGTFMETNAAIIILAPILFPAVIQLGIDPIHFGIIMVVNLAIGMITPPLGVNLFVASSMRKMPIEKLINANWWYLLASIIALLVITYFPGLSLWLPSILR; encoded by the coding sequence ATGGTTGCAGCATTGCTTTTTGGACTTTTTGCAGTACTTGTAATAGCTAGTGTGCCAATTGCAGTTAGTATTGGGCTGGCTACTATTTTAACAATCTGGGTTACTGACATTGTTGCTGTTCAAGTGGCAGCACAAAGAATGTTTACAGCTGTAGACTCCTTTCCATTAATGGCAGTTCCCTTCTTTATGATTGCTGGAGCTGTAATGGAAAGGGGAGGTATTTCTAAAAGGCTGATTAATTTTGCTAATTCATTAGTAGGAAGCTTTTTTGGGGGCTTTGCACTGGTTACAATCCTGGCATCCATGTTTTTTGCTGCTATTTCAGGTTCTTCTCCTGCCACTGTGGCTGCCATTGGTGCTATTATGATTCCAGCCATGGTCAAAAATGGCTACAAGGAAGAATTTGCAACGGCTACCCAGGCTAGTTCCGGTTATATAGGAGTTATTATTCCTCCTAGTATTCCCATGATTACCTATGGTGTAGTAACTGGCACATCAATTGGCGGCTTGTTCATGGCGGGCTTTGTGCCAGGTATGGTTATTGGTTTATCCCTTGCTATAGTAGCAGTTATTATTGCCAAGAAGAATAACTATCGCGGGGCTGACAGGCCAGCTACTCCTGGAGAGATCTGGGCTTCTTTTAAGGATGCCATCTGGGCTATATTCATGCCTATCATCATACTTGGTGGTATTTATGGGGGTATCTTTACACCCACAGAGGCTGCCAATATAGCTGTTGTTTATGGTTTAATAGTAGGTTTATTTGTATATAAAGAATTATCTTTTAAAGATCTACCCCAAATTTTGAGAACTGCAGCTATCAGCAGCTCATTGGTTCTGCTAATTGTAGCGGCGGCATCAGCTTTTGGTTTAATTCTAACAAGAGAGCAGATTCCCATGAAGGTTGCGCAAATGTTAATAGCCATTACAGATAATCCTATAATGCTGCTTATGATCTTAAACCTGCTGTTACTAGTTGTTGGTACATTTATGGAAACAAATGCGGCTATTATTATTCTGGCTCCCATACTTTTCCCTGCAGTTATTCAGTTGGGAATAGATCCAATTCACTTTGGTATTATCATGGTAGTGAACCTGGCAATAGGTATGATCACACCACCCCTTGGCGTGAATCTTTTTGTTGCATCTAGTATGCGGAAGATGCCAATAGAAAAGCTCATAAATGCTAACTGGTGGTATTTACTGGCATCAATTATAGCCTTACTTGTTATTACCTATTTCCCAGGGCTAAGCTTATGGTTGCCAAGTATTCTTAGATAA
- a CDS encoding TRAP transporter small permease, with translation MEAKKQSSFFTVLDKFEDYSVTILYLTMIVVIFLQVFFRFVIKSSLPWSEELARYIMAYAVFIGAAIAAKEGAHIGINVVVGSLPKPFNKYMRVFAMFVSFIFSALLVYLSLIIVSFLMKTGQKSPAMLIPIWIAYASLPFGAVLMSIRFLQATYRQFKQEGV, from the coding sequence ATGGAAGCAAAAAAGCAATCTTCCTTCTTTACTGTTTTAGACAAATTTGAAGACTATTCTGTAACAATTCTTTATTTAACTATGATAGTAGTTATATTTTTGCAGGTATTTTTTAGGTTCGTGATTAAGTCCTCGCTTCCCTGGTCAGAGGAATTAGCACGATATATTATGGCTTATGCTGTATTTATTGGTGCAGCTATTGCTGCTAAGGAAGGGGCTCACATTGGTATTAATGTAGTTGTAGGTTCATTACCCAAGCCCTTTAATAAATATATGAGGGTTTTTGCAATGTTTGTATCATTTATTTTTTCTGCATTATTGGTGTACTTGTCATTAATAATAGTATCATTTTTAATGAAAACCGGACAAAAATCTCCTGCCATGCTTATTCCAATCTGGATAGCTTATGCCTCACTTCCCTTTGGAGCTGTTTTAATGAGTATTAGGTTTTTACAAGCAACCTATAGACAATTTAAGCAAGAGGGGGTGTAA
- a CDS encoding TRAP transporter substrate-binding protein — protein sequence MKKRSLKILVLLVVALFAMALAAGCGGGSKDPGTGGGGEEVKTVVLKAGVTPDATHPYALGMIEYGKMIEERTGGRYKIEVYPAAQLGSEREVIEGVQMGTVDLTVVSTAPLAGFSDAFLVTDLPFLFVDKAHAHKVLDGEIGQGIFAQLEGTGIKGLAFWENGFRNITNSKKPINLPEDMVGIKIRTMENPIHMDSFRQIGADPTPMAFGELFTALQQRTVDGQENPLPIIYTSRFQEVQEHLALTGHFYAPAPLLISQATWDKLSAEDQAIFAQAAIEATAIQRKMIQDMDDELVDKLAEAGMQITTPDKGPWQEAMAPVYDKWEDTIGKDLIEQIRKLAE from the coding sequence GTGAAAAAGAGAAGTTTAAAGATTTTAGTGCTTTTAGTAGTGGCTTTATTTGCCATGGCACTAGCAGCTGGTTGTGGTGGAGGATCTAAAGATCCAGGTACTGGAGGCGGCGGAGAAGAGGTTAAAACGGTTGTGCTAAAAGCAGGTGTTACTCCTGACGCAACTCACCCATATGCTCTTGGTATGATAGAGTATGGTAAGATGATAGAAGAAAGAACTGGAGGAAGATATAAAATAGAAGTATACCCTGCTGCACAGTTGGGCTCAGAAAGAGAAGTTATTGAAGGTGTGCAAATGGGCACAGTAGATTTAACAGTTGTATCAACTGCTCCACTAGCAGGTTTTTCAGATGCCTTCCTGGTAACTGACCTTCCATTCTTGTTTGTCGACAAGGCCCATGCCCATAAAGTATTAGACGGTGAAATTGGGCAAGGTATATTTGCACAATTAGAAGGTACTGGAATTAAAGGTCTAGCTTTCTGGGAAAATGGATTTAGAAATATTACCAACTCCAAAAAACCAATTAATCTACCAGAAGACATGGTAGGCATTAAGATTAGAACAATGGAAAACCCAATCCATATGGATTCCTTTAGACAAATCGGTGCAGATCCTACTCCAATGGCATTTGGTGAATTATTTACAGCTTTACAGCAAAGAACTGTTGATGGACAGGAAAACCCATTACCAATTATTTATACTTCCAGATTCCAGGAGGTTCAGGAACACCTGGCTTTAACAGGTCACTTCTATGCTCCAGCTCCACTGTTAATCAGTCAGGCTACCTGGGATAAGTTAAGCGCTGAGGACCAGGCAATATTTGCGCAGGCAGCTATTGAAGCTACAGCAATTCAGAGAAAAATGATTCAGGATATGGATGATGAGCTAGTAGATAAATTAGCAGAAGCAGGAATGCAGATTACAACTCCTGATAAAGGTCCATGGCAGGAAGCAATGGCCCCAGTATATGACAAATGGGAAGATACAATTGGCAAGGACTTAATTGAACAAATTAGAAAGCTTGCTGAATAA
- a CDS encoding UxaA family hydrolase, producing the protein MQLTGFRRENGQVGIRNHVVIISSVVCANRAVEMIAAQVPGAIPIIHQHGCSQIGSDKEQTARTLIGFGKNPNVAAVLVVGLGCETLQPKDLAAEIEVTGKPVAHMTIQDEGGTLKTVARGSEIVRDMVMNASQIQRQPVDISDIILGTECGGSDTTSGLAANPATGFASDLLVEAGGTVILSETTELTGTEHILAKRAKNAEVARQIYEIVANVEKESKRLGVDIRGGNPTPGNIEGGLTTIEEKSLGCIYKAGSSVINEVIQFAEEPSEKGLVVMDTPGHDIESITGMIAGGAQLIVFTTGRGTPTGAPIAPVVKVCGNPKTVKTMMDNIDIDASTIMTGGKTVEEVGREIYEEYLQVINGKQTKSEVLGQRDFAICRIARTM; encoded by the coding sequence ATGCAATTAACTGGTTTTCGCAGGGAAAATGGACAGGTAGGCATAAGAAATCATGTGGTTATTATTTCATCAGTTGTCTGTGCCAACAGGGCAGTGGAAATGATAGCGGCTCAGGTTCCAGGGGCCATCCCTATAATACATCAACATGGCTGTTCCCAAATTGGAAGTGATAAGGAGCAAACTGCGCGTACCTTAATAGGCTTTGGCAAAAATCCTAATGTGGCAGCAGTACTTGTAGTTGGCCTGGGATGTGAAACCCTGCAGCCTAAAGACCTTGCTGCTGAAATAGAGGTGACAGGAAAGCCTGTAGCTCATATGACAATTCAAGATGAGGGAGGCACCTTAAAAACTGTAGCCAGGGGTTCAGAAATAGTCAGGGATATGGTTATGAATGCATCTCAGATTCAAAGACAACCAGTAGACATAAGTGACATTATTCTGGGGACAGAATGTGGAGGTTCTGATACCACATCTGGATTAGCTGCTAATCCAGCAACAGGTTTTGCATCTGACCTGCTTGTTGAAGCAGGTGGTACTGTAATTCTTTCAGAAACAACGGAGTTAACTGGTACCGAGCATATTCTGGCTAAAAGGGCCAAGAATGCTGAAGTAGCCAGGCAGATTTATGAGATAGTGGCAAATGTTGAAAAGGAATCAAAAAGACTTGGAGTTGATATTAGAGGGGGTAACCCTACTCCTGGTAATATTGAGGGAGGTTTAACAACAATAGAGGAAAAATCTCTTGGATGTATCTATAAGGCAGGATCTTCCGTTATAAATGAAGTGATTCAATTTGCAGAGGAACCCAGTGAAAAGGGTTTAGTGGTAATGGATACTCCAGGACATGACATAGAGTCAATTACCGGCATGATAGCCGGTGGTGCGCAACTAATTGTATTTACTACTGGCAGAGGCACACCGACAGGTGCTCCAATAGCACCAGTTGTAAAGGTTTGTGGAAATCCCAAAACAGTTAAAACAATGATGGATAACATTGACATTGATGCAAGTACAATTATGACTGGCGGCAAAACTGTTGAGGAAGTTGGCAGAGAAATATATGAAGAATACCTACAGGTTATAAATGGGAAGCAGACGAAGTCAGAAGTTTTAGGACAAAGAGATTTTGCAATTTGTCGTATAGCAAGGACCATGTAA
- a CDS encoding UxaA family hydrolase, whose protein sequence is MMQQLIVINPKDNVATATVDLQKGQEIAVETGSEAFIITLQADIKFGHKVAIKDIKKGSPVYKYGEEIGVTTEDISMGEHVHVHNVLSQRGRGDLSN, encoded by the coding sequence ATAATGCAGCAATTAATTGTTATAAATCCAAAGGATAATGTGGCTACAGCTACAGTAGATTTGCAAAAGGGTCAGGAAATTGCAGTTGAAACAGGCAGCGAAGCATTTATTATTACCCTTCAAGCAGACATTAAGTTTGGGCATAAGGTGGCAATAAAAGACATTAAAAAGGGAAGCCCAGTATATAAATATGGAGAGGAAATTGGAGTAACAACGGAAGATATATCCATGGGCGAGCATGTTCATGTGCACAATGTATTGAGCCAGAGGGGTAGAGGGGATTTGAGTAATTAA
- a CDS encoding IclR family transcriptional regulator — MVADVRKNNQIQSVARAAKILDILASANREMALGEITNQLGLPKSTVHGLLSTLRDYHYVEQSPFNGKYRLGIRLFELGTIVSHNWDVRTVASPHIQRLLEHLGETVHLVILDSNEVLYIDKREWHRISLRVVTQVGMRMPTHCTGVGKALLAYMPTHEARSIVEKRGMPRYTNKTITNIEELVKELEIIRAKGYALDNEELISGVSCVAAPIFDNYGRVKAAISVSGPTAKIIGQKFNEIVEEVKSTAMAISRELGYKNEAFLDDKQVL; from the coding sequence ATGGTTGCTGATGTACGTAAAAATAACCAAATACAATCTGTGGCCAGGGCCGCAAAAATACTTGACATTTTAGCATCAGCAAATAGAGAGATGGCCCTTGGGGAAATAACTAATCAGTTAGGGCTTCCAAAAAGCACAGTTCATGGGCTGCTGTCAACATTAAGAGACTATCACTATGTAGAGCAGTCGCCCTTTAATGGCAAGTATAGACTAGGAATACGTCTTTTTGAACTGGGAACCATAGTCTCTCATAATTGGGATGTAAGAACAGTTGCATCACCTCACATACAAAGGCTGCTTGAGCATTTGGGGGAGACGGTACACCTTGTTATTTTGGACAGCAATGAAGTGCTCTACATTGATAAAAGGGAATGGCACCGTATTTCATTAAGGGTAGTGACACAGGTTGGAATGAGAATGCCAACTCACTGTACAGGAGTAGGCAAGGCATTGCTGGCATATATGCCAACCCATGAAGCAAGAAGCATAGTTGAAAAAAGAGGCATGCCCCGTTATACAAATAAAACTATAACAAATATTGAAGAGTTAGTAAAAGAATTAGAAATAATCAGGGCAAAAGGCTATGCTTTGGATAATGAAGAGTTAATTAGTGGAGTAAGTTGTGTAGCGGCGCCAATCTTTGATAATTATGGCAGGGTTAAGGCAGCTATAAGTGTGTCTGGGCCAACAGCAAAAATAATAGGGCAGAAATTTAATGAAATAGTTGAAGAAGTTAAGAGCACTGCCATGGCTATTTCCAGGGAATTAGGATATAAAAATGAAGCATTTTTAGATGATAAACAGGTTTTGTAG
- a CDS encoding IclR family transcriptional regulator, whose protein sequence is MTNKLDGYFVHSLAKGVKVLSAFDYNKKELSVLEISKITGIHRTTVHRSIFTLEREGFVEKNESTGKYRLGLKLFELGNMVAANMDIRHRARAHIEKLAEACGIAVHLVVMDGWEAIYIDKVEPPKGMIRYSRVGKRVPLYCTAVGKILLGGIPDEEIIKALSKSEFNKLTPNTVDNLYELLKQVQKARALGYALDLEELELGLNCVAVPVYNYKGNIIAAISASGSASQFPVETIKGLVDSVQEAGRAISKSMGWLPEK, encoded by the coding sequence TTGACTAATAAACTAGATGGCTACTTTGTACACTCTCTCGCTAAAGGTGTCAAGGTTTTATCTGCCTTCGATTATAATAAAAAAGAACTGTCAGTTTTAGAAATAAGTAAGATTACAGGTATCCACCGGACTACTGTGCACAGGTCAATCTTTACCCTGGAAAGGGAAGGTTTTGTAGAAAAAAATGAAAGTACCGGTAAATATAGATTAGGACTAAAGCTATTTGAACTGGGCAATATGGTAGCAGCAAATATGGACATTAGGCATAGAGCTAGAGCACACATTGAAAAGCTTGCAGAAGCCTGTGGGATTGCCGTCCACCTTGTGGTTATGGATGGCTGGGAAGCAATATACATTGACAAGGTTGAGCCGCCCAAGGGCATGATTAGATACTCCCGGGTTGGAAAGAGAGTGCCTCTATACTGCACAGCTGTTGGAAAAATACTTCTTGGGGGAATCCCTGATGAAGAAATTATCAAAGCACTGTCCAAAAGCGAGTTTAATAAATTAACTCCCAACACGGTAGATAATTTATATGAATTACTAAAACAGGTGCAAAAGGCTAGAGCTTTAGGATATGCACTGGATCTTGAGGAGCTTGAATTAGGCCTAAACTGTGTAGCTGTGCCAGTATATAATTATAAAGGAAATATAATAGCTGCCATTAGTGCCTCTGGGTCTGCTTCTCAGTTTCCTGTTGAAACCATTAAGGGCCTGGTGGATTCAGTTCAGGAAGCGGGCAGGGCAATATCTAAGAGCATGGGATGGCTGCCGGAGAAATAA